The nucleotide window TAGGAGACAAAAAAATCGGCATCATTCACTTCGATCGCCACGTAGACACCCAAGAAACCGACTTAGACGAACGGATGCACACTTGTCCCTGGTTTCACGCCACCAATATTAAAAATGCCCCCGCTAAAAATTTAGTGCAATTAGGGATAGGGGGTTGGCAAGTTCCGCGTCAAGGGGTGAAAGTTTGTCGAGAACGAGCTACTAATATTTTAACCGTTACCGACATTACAGAAATGGGATTAGATGCGGCGGTAGATTATGCGGTAGAACGGGCTACCGATGGGACTGACTGCGTTTGGATCAGTTTTGATATTGATTGTATTGATGCCGGGTTTGTGCCGGGAACGGGTTGGCCGGAACCGGGGGGGTTATTACCGAGAGAAGCGCTTTATCTATTGGGTAAAATCGTGCAACGGGTGCCGGTATGTGGGTTAGAAGTGGTGGAAGTTTCTCCCCCCTATGACATTAGTGATATAACCTCATTGATGGCAACTCGTGTTATTTGTGATACGATGGCGCATTTGGTATTATCCGGACAACTTCCCCGTCAAGAAAAACCGGCTTATATTCATCCCGAAGCGCAAACGGAAGCTACCCCTTGGAGTTAAAATCATGCACGAAACCGACATGACTAAGGCGTTAATTCTGACGGTACGAGACTGGTGGGAAGCTCAACCTCAACACCCCACTATTTCTCACATTCATTTAATTGTCGGTCAATTTACCTGTGTAGAACCCGCTAGTTTACAATTTGCCTTTGAAGTCCAAACCCGCAATACTTTTTTAGATGGGGTAAAATTAATCATTAAAGAAACTCCTTTAATTGCTTTTTGTCATCGCTGTCAGAGAGAATATCGCCCCGAAATTGGTATTGCTTATGCTTGTCCTGAATGTCGATCACCGATGGAGGATATTCGTTCAGGACGAGAACTTAAAATCGATCGCATAGAATACACAGAAAATTATGCACCAAACCTTTGACGCAGCTTTAGAAATTAATTTGCTCCATGCTAACCAACAAGGAGCAGATCACAACCGAGAACATTTTAATGAGTGGGGAATTACTTGTTTTAATGTCATGAGTAGTCCGGGTGCGGGGAAAACGGTTTTATTAGAAAAAACCTTGGCAACCCTCAATAGTGAATTAAAAATTGCCGTGATTGAAGGGGATATGACCACCCAATTAGATGCCGATCGTTTGCGTCAATATGGAGTACCGGTTATTGCCATTAATACGGGTCGTTCTTGTCACCTCGATTCTAAAATGGTAGCGGGGGGAATTCATCAATTAGCCCATGATTATAATCCCTCAGACTTTGATTTAGTCTTAGTGGAAAATGTGGGAAATTTAGTCTGTCCGGCAGAATTTGAAGTCGGGGAACACGCAAAAGTCGCTTTATTAAGTGTAACGGAAGGAGAAGATAAACCCTTAAAATATCCGATTATGTTTCAACAAGCCGATTGTTTATTGATTACTAAACTAGATTTAGCTCCCTATTTAGAAATTGAAATTGAGAGAATTATTGCTAATATCAGACAAATCAATCCTCATGTGACAATTATTCCTCTTTCTGCTAAAACTGGGGAAGGATTAGAAACTTGGTTTAATTGGGTACGGGATCAGATTTATCCTCGATAATTTCTGATTAAAAGTCTTTTCGGTGCGTTACTTATAAAAATGTCTCACTGTTAACTGTTAACTGTTAACTAAAGAAGGTGCGTTACGCGATGCTAACACACCCTACTATTTTTTAAGTTAGGAACAATGAATACTTTAACTATTCCTCAAAGATTTAAACTTACCCCCGAACAATTTGACGAGCTAGCTAACTTCAATAGGGACGTAAATATGGAGTTAACAGCACAAGGAGAATTAATGGTTATGCCACCAACCGGAGGAACAGCCGGCAGAAAAAATCGGCGTTTAACTCAACAATTAGGCATCTGGACAGATCTAGATGGAACGGGAGAATCTTTTGACTCTTCTACAACATTTATATTACCCAATGGAGCGAGAAGATCTCCCGATTGTAGTTGGATTAAACTAGACAGATGGAATGCTTTAACTCCATCACAACAAGATGGGTTTCCTCCTATTGCTCCTGATTTTATCATTGAGTTAGTTAGTCCCAGTGATTTAACAAATCAAAGATATGAAGATTTACAGGCAAAAATGCAAGAGTATTTAGATAATGAAGTTCGCTTAGGATGGTTGATTGATTCTGTCAGTAAAAGAGTAGAAATTTATCGTTTAGGAGAAGCGGTTGAAATTCTCCAAAATCCAAAAACTCTCAAGGGTGAAAATGTTTTACCTGGATTTGTTTTAGACTTAGAACCGATCTGGAGTTAACCTAATAAATTTTTAT belongs to Gloeothece citriformis PCC 7424 and includes:
- a CDS encoding agmatinase family protein, which gives rise to MSSNNFQPPNSQFNGHSSEAQRALEKEAKLPLTGWQQEVNQGLEYGLEAAESINDRSIPTFSRGELPHYAGINTFLKAPYLEDVRQVGNYDVAIVGVPHDSGTTYRPGTRFGPQGIRRISALYTPYNFELGVDLREQITLCDVGDIFTIPANNEKSFDQISKGIAHIFSSGAFPIVLGGDHSIGFPTVRGVCRHLGDKKIGIIHFDRHVDTQETDLDERMHTCPWFHATNIKNAPAKNLVQLGIGGWQVPRQGVKVCRERATNILTVTDITEMGLDAAVDYAVERATDGTDCVWISFDIDCIDAGFVPGTGWPEPGGLLPREALYLLGKIVQRVPVCGLEVVEVSPPYDISDITSLMATRVICDTMAHLVLSGQLPRQEKPAYIHPEAQTEATPWS
- the hypA gene encoding hydrogenase maturation nickel metallochaperone HypA, producing MHETDMTKALILTVRDWWEAQPQHPTISHIHLIVGQFTCVEPASLQFAFEVQTRNTFLDGVKLIIKETPLIAFCHRCQREYRPEIGIAYACPECRSPMEDIRSGRELKIDRIEYTENYAPNL
- the hypB gene encoding hydrogenase nickel incorporation protein HypB; amino-acid sequence: MHQTFDAALEINLLHANQQGADHNREHFNEWGITCFNVMSSPGAGKTVLLEKTLATLNSELKIAVIEGDMTTQLDADRLRQYGVPVIAINTGRSCHLDSKMVAGGIHQLAHDYNPSDFDLVLVENVGNLVCPAEFEVGEHAKVALLSVTEGEDKPLKYPIMFQQADCLLITKLDLAPYLEIEIERIIANIRQINPHVTIIPLSAKTGEGLETWFNWVRDQIYPR
- a CDS encoding Uma2 family endonuclease, with the protein product MNTLTIPQRFKLTPEQFDELANFNRDVNMELTAQGELMVMPPTGGTAGRKNRRLTQQLGIWTDLDGTGESFDSSTTFILPNGARRSPDCSWIKLDRWNALTPSQQDGFPPIAPDFIIELVSPSDLTNQRYEDLQAKMQEYLDNEVRLGWLIDSVSKRVEIYRLGEAVEILQNPKTLKGENVLPGFVLDLEPIWS